A genomic window from Candidatus Pelagisphaera phototrophica includes:
- a CDS encoding glycosyltransferase family 4 protein has product MATPSSHLPIESPRVILPNLGRRFSGVTSTLLQAVERQKDLVPLVVWGKSFVGEGIPLVRFPELLSLTKSPIANGLMRVYHARRNIEMLWGLILRDWFRRPLKLVFTSTAQRNHSRYTRFLIQRMDAIITTSDRAGSFLEKPADFVIPHGIAIERYPYIEDKERTWSDLGFPGKKGIGVFGRVRPQKGVDLFVRAMIQKLPQFPEYTAVIVGKTTLKFEGFAQSLKKDIEDAGLSDRFLWLGEVEFDELPSLYGAMSIVAAVSRVEGFGLTCLEAMSAGAPVIASRTGGFEMVVRDGTDGRLVDCNDSDAIAEAFKIMAETPSRLTEMARSGRLRVEESFSIEREAKELVDAYHSIARS; this is encoded by the coding sequence ATGGCCACGCCTTCCTCTCATTTGCCTATCGAATCACCCCGTGTAATATTGCCGAACTTGGGAAGGCGATTTTCTGGGGTGACTTCCACATTGCTACAAGCAGTAGAGCGTCAAAAAGATCTTGTGCCCCTCGTAGTGTGGGGAAAGTCCTTTGTGGGCGAAGGCATTCCGTTAGTCCGATTTCCAGAATTACTTTCTCTTACTAAGAGCCCGATCGCAAACGGTTTAATGAGGGTCTACCATGCCCGGCGAAACATCGAGATGCTTTGGGGACTCATCTTAAGAGACTGGTTCCGCAGACCCTTAAAACTAGTATTCACTTCAACGGCACAACGGAACCACAGCCGTTATACGCGGTTCTTGATCCAAAGAATGGATGCCATTATTACAACCTCTGATCGAGCGGGAAGTTTTTTAGAGAAACCGGCGGACTTTGTGATTCCTCACGGTATAGCGATTGAGCGGTACCCGTATATCGAAGACAAGGAGCGCACTTGGAGTGATCTGGGGTTTCCTGGCAAAAAGGGGATTGGAGTTTTTGGGAGGGTAAGACCACAGAAAGGCGTGGATCTATTTGTCAGAGCGATGATTCAGAAATTGCCCCAGTTCCCTGAATACACTGCGGTGATCGTTGGTAAAACGACCCTCAAGTTCGAAGGTTTTGCTCAATCGCTCAAAAAGGATATTGAGGATGCGGGACTATCCGATCGGTTTTTATGGTTGGGTGAAGTCGAATTTGATGAGCTACCTTCTTTATATGGGGCGATGTCAATCGTAGCGGCAGTTTCTCGCGTGGAGGGATTTGGCCTTACCTGCTTGGAGGCGATGAGTGCCGGCGCACCGGTAATCGCTAGTCGGACAGGCGGATTCGAAATGGTGGTGCGAGATGGTACCGATGGACGATTAGTGGACTGCAATGATTCCGATGCTATCGCTGAGGCTTTCAAAATTATGGCGGAAACCCCCTCTAGACTTACTGAGATGGCACGTTCAGGGAGATTACGCGTGGAAGAGAGCTTCTCAATAGAGCGCGAAGCCAAAGAGCTGGTTGACGCTTACCATTCGATCGCTCGTTCTTAG